In Thamnophis elegans isolate rThaEle1 chromosome 4, rThaEle1.pri, whole genome shotgun sequence, the following proteins share a genomic window:
- the SF3B5 gene encoding splicing factor 3B subunit 5, whose translation MTDRYTIHSQLEHLQSKYIGTGHADTTKWEWLVNQHRDSYCSYMGHFDLLNYFAIAEDESKARVRFNLMEKMLQPCGPPADKPDES comes from the coding sequence ATGACGGACCGTTACACGATTCACAGCCAGTTGGAGCACCTGCAGTCCAAGTACATCGGGACCGGCCATGCCGACAccaccaagtgggagtggctcgTGAACCAGCACCGGGACTCCTATTGCTCCTACATGGGCCATTTCGACCTGCTCAACTACTTCGCCATCGCCGAGGACGAAAGCAAAGCCCGCGTCCGTTTCAACCTCATGGAGAAGATGCTGCAACCCTGCGGGCCGCCCGCCGACAAGCCTGACGAGTCTTAA